The region tgtttttcctcTCAAATCCATTATATTAGGTATTTGGATtatgaataaagaatataaagaaTGTTTAGTAGCTGtggttgttataattttattgatattctcATAAAATGCGTTCAGGGCGTTTCTTTGGtattggtaaaaaaatatatctatgcATGAACGAACTGTTTATCTGTGACCATTGTTCGAATGAACTCTCGTTATGTCAAATAAATCGGTGGTGTTTTTTTGAGGAAGTGTTTGCTTACATAGAAAATTGCATCAATACTatgtatactataaaaaaaaacgtgaagacactaaatgtattttattgcacCTTGATGCAAATTTTAGTAAGAATATAAAACCATTAGTCAACTgtcatattatgtatgtaaacgTTACCCAAGGGTTTTTTGCAGGCCATGGTGTTGCTTTAAACAGACAATTTTGAAAACACAGAAAATTTCTTATTACTAACTAATACATAATGTTGACGCGTCTGAGTCTTGTTTGTGTAACGTCAAAATGACggcattataatttaaatttagaaataatgaCAAATATCGTAAAGAGGTCTCTagcttgttttaatttttttttcattttatggtTATAACACGCCTAAGACAGATAACAGTCAAAAATGATTAAACAATTTCATTaacttgtaataataataattttgaaataaatcctgaaattaaatattatcgttgataaaaatttactggAGCATCAagcaatatcaaataataaatgtaggtACTTACGTAACCACATAAATTGCAGTCCTGTTAATGAATTCTGAATTTACCTTTGTaacactaaatttatttagaagtgTGAGaagagaatttttattactttttttttttctttaaaattgttacctTCTAATatcgattataataatacatattgtattttttgttatctttcgaaataagttttatttactatagatTATTCATAGAAAGTCTCAGAAAtttggtaaatatattataaataaatatgattatagaaaataaagccGTAGTAAATGTCTATAACatgaatgtaaattaattttgaagaaatatctatatattatgtaaaaacagTGATTAAAAAGAACCTACATAGTACATACGTCTATGTTTCGAGTATCGACATAAGCCACTACCGAGGAATTATTGTTACTTTAactttgtttagtttttatgttaaacatttttacctCAGAGTTCGAAACATAAATGTTGGCCATCGAATttaaagtagaaataaaataaggggATGGAAATTTTGCTGACACAATAAAACTTCTAATTTTGGCAATGGATTTATTCATGAAGTTTGTTGAATAACGCTATGAGCACAACATTGAAACATTTGAtggtgtttttatattaaacagaagGTTCACCGCGGCGGTTTCTGTGTCTTCAGTGGGGTCATTTCTTCACCTTCCAAATCAGTCTCTTCAGGAGATTCGCAAGCACCCCACTGTTTTAAATCGGCACAATGAATTGACTTTGTACAAATCcaacgaaacaagataaatattgtaaataagcTGTTCTTACTCAGTGTGGTCCAGAatggaatattattaaatgaaatgccAAGATACTGTAACCTGGTACTACAAACAGACAGTAATATGAGTTGTGTTTTTTGAAATGACTTCGGTTTTTGACAAAACcctttaaatacaaataatctgCGGAACAACTCCCACCCCTAAATGGTTATATTTCTACAGAAAGTAAAATGACTAGGTAACTATAAATCGGGGATTGAAAATTGTCCTAATCCATTCATCATTAAAGCTATCTGATCCATGTTCTAACACAATTTACAGCCTCATttctaaaatttgttaattatctTACCTGAGCTGATATCGGATATTTGCGCAGCATCCGATACAGGAACACAGCGTATACTGCGTTGGCGGCTCCCAATACCATCATGGCGCTCTCAAATCCCGCCGCCCAAGAAAACAATCCGCCCACAACTGGACCTGATAGTGAGAGGATATTAGTTGGTCAGAGAAAAGGTGGGTTCGTTTAGTATCCAATAAAAACTAGTACGAGGGTGGGTCAAACAGTTCGGCGAATGACCGGCATAAAACTTCGTTCTTGTTTTCATCACAGAGAGACCAAAATTCGCGACAACACTTAACTCGCTGCtgcttaaatgaaactaataattttcggATCATACtagacgtattttattatttaaaaaaactacatacttccgacGTATCACGGTTGCTTCAGACTAAACGAAATgtataatccgaaaattaTTGGTTCCGTTTCAATGAATACTGTAGCTGACACTCCTATCATTTCTGAAAGCTGCTTCTATAAACGGGCATCTTCCGATATGAGCTATTCAAGTTTTTCGACGCGATCATCTAGACAGGGCGCCCGGGCCTCAGATCAACTTCAATCGAATCTCTGCCTTGTAAACCATGGTTTTGACAGGGCAAGAGTCCCCATAAACAGAAGACATCTCAATTTTCTCCATGTTTCAAAGTTTCTTCCGGATTCGCTTGTTTATAGAACTTTATCTTACTGAATAAGGAcctgatttttatgaaacttggTATTTATACCCTCACTGAGTGTGACAAGTAGTACAGTTACAAAGTGACCCTTTTCCACCACCATACCTCCTATTCTGCGTCCTTTTTGACCTATATACGTAGTTACGCCACTAAGAAATAAAAGGCTATAAAATTGTCTCTAAACTGTTGTCagtaattttagtaaaaaagcagtaaaaattttaagtataaaattatattaagagaaAGTCTTATGTCGTCTACgcagtttacaaaaaaaaagaatctttCACAACACCATCTTtgagttaaaaaattacactatGTTATCTACAAACACATTTCACTTCTACTTTTAGTAATTCGTAGAGACATTTTCTAGAGCCTGTCGactgataaaaattttcaaaacaataagaaagaaaatctTACTAGTTaccaaataaacatataaatagcTAATGATAAATCTTcagataacaaaatttactaGTCAatcttgtaaaaaatatattcttggGCTATGTCAAATCATGTGACTTTTTATATCTCTCACATCTGATACACCgccatatatgtatttttcaatactCACCGATGGCATACGCGGCGCTGGAAGCGGCTTGTAGCAGCGCCGCCCTGGCAGCTAGGACTGCGGGCGGAGCCCTAGCCAGGAGCGCTGGGACTAAGGCCGCGTCCGCAGCGCCCAGACCCAGACCAGACAACAGCTGAGGAAGCGACAACCAACTCACCTGGATCGAAGGATCAACACTCAATGGATTGTTCGGAAAGCGAGGGACCTATAATGATATTACTTTGAAAATCCTctgatttttttgtgatttaatcGTTCTACAAATTTACCGTCACGTCGGGACGgagatgttttatattagGGTTTTTTCAGtagatatttgttttaaatacttacgGTTCTCTGATTCTTCACTTTTTATCCGCTTTCatagtgtaaaattattaataatagtgttaCAAATATCAGTTACTCTTCATGAAAtgctttttttctttttaaaaaggtaAATGTTTAAGTCACGcttaagattgacaaaaacacatttttaaatcggtgttagttattttgttttatgatacATTTACCGTTAGTCTGGTAACAATTCGtctatatttgaatttgataGAGAGAGGTAACGAGAAGATTAAAGACTTTGTTTTCGACTTGACTGTTAGCTGTATTGGCCGAGACATCGTGATCGGGATTGGAGGGTTAGAGACAAGAGACGTGTAGTGAGAGGTGTTAATGTGTAATAACCGATGGAGCGTGCGGCAACGCGAGGGCAGCGAGACCCACACACGCGACTGCCGAGACGGCCACGCGCTCCGCCCCAACAGCGACCCACCACGCGCCCGACACACTCGCCAACAAGTAACCGGCGCTGTCCGGGATGAACACGGCTCCTAGCGCCCAACGCTGACACGAGAAACAAAACACAGACGGCTCAGCTGGGACTAGCCCAAAGAGACAAGCGAGAATAGAACCGAACATGCAGAAAAATAATCCATTAGGTACATCACTTTGGAGCCCAATGACTgatacacaaaatattaatagacatGGCAATATagcaaaactatatatttctgttaatattaaattatttgaccaTAATGGCAAATTATCCTCACCTGCGGATGGAATCTATCCATGATCCAGAGCGGCAGGCAGGGCTCCAAGGCCGCCATGACGCTGGTCGTGAGTAACACCGCACCCGCGCACCAGCCGGTGGACCCCGAGCGGGCCTCGACATACATACACGTGATGCCGCTCGAGGACGCGTCTCGAGGAGTTGGACAAACACAGGGGGCAGGACACACACACGGAATCTGATTCAATGAGTACGAGTCTAATTATAGCTAATCACTTGATACCTGAAGTAAAAGAAAGCAAAAGCAAAACTTGAAATGAAACGAATTTTccgatttactacgcgtttataattatttttaaaaacatactcccgacgtttcggttactttgcagcaacgcGATCACGGACACGCGAGACGAggatgtctgtcagttggtcttgttatttatcatctaccgacAACAATACAATACCCAGGACTCCCTTATTAAAAACGTAAAACCCTATGTCCGGACCTCGCCACAATACCTCGAGACATAGTGAGCGCGTTCTGCAGGCATCCAGAGTGTTACTCCaggaaattaagaaatcgttatTATGTAAAAGAAGGGGAAGGGAAACCTCTAAAATACTCTAAATCAATCTTgactattaatttgttttagttttcaaaGTGTTTGGAACTGATGTTCAAAATAtagatagtttttattttggacAGATTCAATACTCACCATTGTGTATTCGTCTTTGTTGAGATAGAGGAACTGAAGTGCTGGGAACAAATATAAGGAATTCATTACACTAACCGCTCTTAGAACACTAACCGCGGAAGAATACttcataaattgaattaaaatctcTGAGCAACTACATGTACTCTAAATGCTGATATTCGTCCATGGAATAACTGTCAATAAAGTTCTATAGGTAAAAATATCGAATGCGTTTAGAAGGATCAGATAAGGGTCTGTATTTTTAACAGGATCATGAAGCAAGTAGGACTTTTAAAGGCTTCATACCGAGATTAATGAGAAGCACAAACGCGATCAGTTGAAACGGTGCGCCCGGACTCCAGAGCTTGTAGGCGGCGCCTCCGAATGGATATCCGACCAGAACACCTAAAACAACCCGTTACTacaaatacacatataaatgttACGGCGGCGTGAAGCTATTTGTAAATCTTAATGAAAACAGCTGTTGGTTACCCCAAGCTAGATTGTTACACTGTGTGGGAAAACGTTaggaaaaattgtaaattttccatttttattgTAGTATTAGCGTcggttattgaatgagaatCGGGAAATGCTTCGTGTGTTCTGTGAATTTGtactaagaatattattttaattactttcgtATGGGCTCGTTTTGTTACAAAAGGAATGCCAGATGATGCGTTTACCCTGTGGAAACGGTCTCATAAATTCTCATAACTGATAGATTCTTATAGAAATCTGTATCagaaaattttttcaattttataaatatttttttaactgataaaTTCTGATACCCAGTTAGCTGTTTTGTATCAGaatttataagactttttCCACAGGGTATCTTCTTATAGGAAGTCCTGATTGCGTTGCATTTAAGAATCTGTTTATATtccttataaaatgttatatttttatcgtattaTGAAGAGTTAAACTAAAcgtggaaaaaaattaaagcaaaataatgactagaacataatataataacgaacgaactgaaaaattataagttacatTCGTATTTACTAAACCACAGTACACCGGAACATACACAACAGAACACTTGTAGAAAATCTAAGAAGTTTAAAGTTATCacttttcataatattccAGTTTAAAGGTGAGGTAGGATGATATTAGGGTCGAATACGTGCCAAGAGCAACGGCTCCTAATAAAGCTGCGAGTGCTCCGTGCGCGTCAGACAGAGAGCGCGCCACGAGCGTTAGGCCTCCGACACCGGCCAGCGCCGCGCCCGCTCCCTGTGTGGCGCGACCTAACCCAGCACACACCGCGCCCCCTCCAGCATCTCCAGCACAAACACCGAACGCTGCGAAATGAACATGTATTGCTTGTGTTGTCACGTATTCGTTGACGCGTGTAATGCTTTGAAAGTGGGTATTTCAAATAGGACTCTTTGAAATActtgacattttataataaagaaagtcATGAAATTGTTGGTAGTGAAGCAACCCTCActaataatgaaatgtaaatacaGTCATTAGTACCTACTCTGGATTTGTACGAAGCAAGTGCTATACCTTAAAAAAGATGTTTTAGATTAACTGCAaaagaattgaaattaatcttTCTTTGGTTTGATTTGATGCCGACTCAAAGACGTTGGGAGAATCCGGCGTGAGAGTTTCTTTAGTTAACGAATAGTTATTATCATTTGTCAACATTATGGGAGGAAATTCTCTCACATGGGTCTGACGCATTATTTcgtttatcataataaaataaatgttgtttagAATCAGAACTAAAACAGCTAACTCTCTATACATTCTTTACATATACTAAAGCAATGACAAGAAAGGAAttgaaaatagataaaaattttatatatttcgtataaaactaaggacatttttgtaattctgaattataaatacaacattaaGTATTCATTGCAGAAAACAGGGCTTCaggaaattaataaacaagttttaaatgtaacaaaaattattacaaagatTGTTCCATTTTCGTTCgacacacaaaaatataaacacaggAAACAGTGATAAGTAGAATCATCTATAATGTATCTCATATGGAGAATGAGGGGGAGGGAATTACTATTATTGACGGTAGAAAATTTGCtctgctttatttattttaaatggacTTAAATATTGGTCCATACAATCACAAAACATTCAGAATTAAGAAGAGAGACGTCGACCAACTGAATGGCtttaatagcaaaaaaaaacctgCTTAGGACTGTTGGAAATCTAGAAGACATTAGTCTAGAAATATCATacgaaatataaagaaatttaattgctTTGGAATAAAAAGTCGaagtttcttataattattattgctatatatatattgaatctCACTGAGAGCGGCTATCGTGAGTATGGCCGTAGCGAGTCTGAGGCAGGTGGTGGGTCCTCTGGTCATGACGAGGGCGGCGGCCGCGGGCGCCGTGGCCAACTGTGCCGCTGCCTTGGATCCCAGCACAGCACCCACGATAGCCTGAGACGTTCCCACCAGTTTACCTAGAGTCACAGAACAGAATATAAATTGGAAAATTCGAAAAGATCAGGAATAGCATATGTGACTTTTGAATTATCGTGCTGTTTTCTCTTTACCAGTTGAGCCTTCGTGACATCGTCACTCGCGTAGAAGTCCTatcgataataatattatataatttgtttctattttaattagtttaaaagtagtttcaatgttaaataaataaataaatagttttaaatggaaaacttgtattaatatattcatcaaTAATACAGAccggttaaattaaaatagacttGATTCTAGACGGAAAGGTTTTGCAAATATGGGAATTGAGAAAATCGTACGATGTCTTAGTTGTACAAGCATTTAAGATGCGATCTCTGAATTCTTGGGTTCGAATACTTCTTACTTGTtggctttaaaattaattagttagaACTGCGTGCCTTATAAATCTTGTTTATATAACCTTAAGTTGTTGACATAGTTTTTGTGAAAATAGAAAAGGAAAATTGAAATGATAACTTTAGATAGTGGAATATCAACTTTTGACATTCTCTGGTAACTTATTTCAGGAGCGTTTCTTGTTAGAAATACGACAATTAACGTACGCCCAACATCTcgactgttttatttttgttattacgaCACTGGCTGAATATAATATGCACGTCTTTGTACGGATGAAGGTCCCATTTAGATAAAACAAGCAACCAACCAACATTTTTGCTATTCTAATATATTCATGACATAGTTCTTAATACAAAAAGACGTTGTTCTGTTgtatcaaaactattttttttttattttaagggaATTTTaagggttttatttttatctttctaTGAACCTCAATGtttctgtttaataaaacaaagtttaagGTTTCCACATAATCTTATCGATGGTAATCCCACCTCAAGCTGCTGTTTAACTTACCCTGATCAGTAACGTGTCTGACGGTATTGTTCAACAACTTCACCAAGGGCGTCTCATGCTGCGACCACAGCTCCAAAGACTCACCTCTCACCCAGTCCGGAATAATGGGAACTGcagacaaattaatatattatatgtttgtatttgctttgtataatatcattaagCTGAAAACACACGAGactagtttaattatttaatataattctgtcAGATTCTTTTTTAGAattctattatattgatatttaaattatagtttcaaCGTGAATCGCTggtaaacatttttgaataatgtaccaataattgaataaaatgtcaCAGAGTACGCTTCATAATAGTAACCAACCAAGGACGGTGAGTAAAACATTATCTAGGAAAAATGTTAAGTAGACCAAAGCGAAGGTGATGGCGCCAGAGGACGCGTGTTCCAACATCCTCCTTGACGCGAGTTCGAATCCCGACTGTAGCATCTAATACTTTGTCGCCAATGCGTGCGACCGTCCGATAAAAGGCAATTCGTTTTCAATCAGTTTCCAACGGCGCGTGTGCACCCGTAATAATATTTCCCGCCAAAGGATGTGTCTttgagataaattatttacaggtTCGGTTCAATGAATTCCATTAAATAGTAATCTATTTCCcttaaacacattttaataagCTTTTCTTGttactttttcattaataaacacATGTCTTTCCATTCATCCAAAGTTatcattaagtttatatttagattttagatGGAGCTACAGTAGTAGTTATACAGTAACATACATTCTAGTggcttaatataaatacttatcataaacgaaatattcagttatttcactaaatcaattttaataacactaaatatattataaaggacAGTCctgttagtataaaaaatatatgtttactgTATTGTGTTTGGTATGAAGTAGGAGATTTAAAAGGAATAAcagtattttgtaataaagaagAACAAAACCTTTCTGATGCTCTTACACATCAGCAATAGTTACGACAATCCGTTCTACTACAAAGATTACAAGGTGCACCAATCTATTCATCATTATAAAAAGCTGTATTGCATTGATTACAATTTGAATGTATCTctaattatgtacatataataaaacgactttttgttaatctttttctatttgaatcTATCTCCAATGAGTAATGacatatatgtaacaaaaacttgtttttgtaaatttttgacTCTCAGTCTGTTTGTACTGAATCATTTTCAACGTTGTCAGAGTAATAGACGTAGAGGTGGTTAATACAAAGGAACAATatataatggaaaaataaacttaaattcaccaatagaaataatataaatcacttAAAAGTGTGAacatatgataataattaataaaacttttttgttattaatttaatttacctcttaataaataagtttttaataacttcaaataatatattataataagagcAGAAACGAAACGCAGCATCATATTTCAGATTTATATAGAAGCGTCAATGTCAGATTCGAATTGCGATTCGTCAAACTAAAGCGGCAGTTGAGTGAAGGTGGTTGTTTTATGAGCAattaagtgtaaaaaaaactgtacTTAAAACGTACTGAGTTCACTTGCGCTATGCATTACAACGTTaaacttgtttaatatttataaaaatcgtaaGTGTGCGAATTCTATCGAGCAACTTCCGATATTAGACCATTTCCTGACTAGTTAGCCTGCTGCTTCCTTGCAATATTATGGTGAGTGGAacctaaatatttcttatattttagtaaacgCATAATCATTGTTGAATATTACTCAACGCCCTCATATTTCGAAATCATTAATTCTATACACGCAAGATATTTaggtgatttaatataaaataaaacattacgtactaaaactattttaatgcaatatatttttttaatttatatattattttttagaacCTTTtccttgaaaaaaattatatttttaatgagaataTGTCTTattggaatataataatattggtttAACATAGAAAGCTCTGCTACAATGCTTTAATCCGCCTTCCATGGTACGTGCGTGACGCGatcattgataaaaaaaaaacagcgaactatttataattgttatcaaataaaaaaaaattattaatacatcgaGGACACACGCAGGATGGACTCTAAATATGATCACAACACATGTTCATAgcacatatatatgttcattatgatagaatttgttttatttatcaaagccGTAGAAGTCTAAATGTTATCTGCTGTTAAATTTTAGCTGTTACCCTCCCTACATCAATGCTAAAATCTCTATATgtgaattattatacatatttttatttaataaaatataataagggcACTGCAATAGAacctctttaatatttattgtgcgTTTTGAATTAGTATTGACAGTTGGAGTAGGGTTCTTAGTTAggattaaattatgtaaaatcatTGTCACGCTTCAAGCATTGAATCACACTTAATGCTAATCATTATATCGACACATCCTTCTcacttacattttaataaattacttgatttaaaaacatttccatTATAAAAACTTCCCACTTAACACGACACGGCTATAAATTCAATAGAATCGTTACACCCCTGACTTATTTTATGTCTTCCATTGTTTCATTGATTCATTTCAAGGCTTGCAATTCTATCGGAATGACTTTGTTACAGCATGTTCTATAACTTTGTTTAGAATATAAACAAAGTTAcaagaattaaataacaaagcgCTTGCATCACATCAAGGAGAtaggaataatttattaatataaattataagctaatattacatacaaataataattatatgacttTTGTTAcacgaaataattttatcgcGTATTGAAATGTGGATTCAAAGAGGTTTTATTATGTAcagaaaaaacattaataaacgaCCTCACTCAGTGATCTGTGGTATTGAAAAAcggtatgaaaaaaatatattatgaagttATAGAAGTTTTGTAGATggttaaagatattttatgattattaaaattaattgtgaaATACAATCAGCTTGAAACATTTGGCttgttaacatatatatataattaaataaatgatatttgtttaaattttaagctaataaattattttatttcatacaattattGGCAATTTCCTTAACAATGTAAAGCctgttttaaatatcaccGATAATAAATGATCTTTTATAGTATTCATggagatgaaaaaaaaagcaaaccATATTAAGTTGTATGATTATATTCCTTGTTTGATTCTgttgcttattttaaaaaattcaaaatagttgtaatgtatttattgtaacatttaattaaattataacacctatattatatatatattttattttaattatatatacatatataattaaatttattattacagtttAGATGTTTCCAAAGGAAAGGACAAGTTTTCAATCTTATGTTTTCTAGTGTAAGGTGTTATGTATCTGTTATCGGTGAAGCGATAGgtgtatagtaaaaataaataaagctgaATATTGTGGTTAGTTAcatgacagacagacagacggcTCAGAACTAAATTTGtcattactatatttattaattaaaatgaaagttaatGCTAGTGACTCAGTGTGAGTCTGGACAGTGATGGTTAGTGGAATTATAACACTGACtccatataatacatatatcgaCATTCGGCATTCCCTGTAAATGTTGATAGTTTCTTTAGTACTATTGCTATATAAGATGTATTACGAGTAAGCGTGTGTGCGTAAAtcgtgtttaaatattttatcttaattttatttgtaaacaagGAATCGTATTTTTTAGCATCAAACCTGTTACGCGGTATGCAATAAGATACATGCCTAAAGCTGGTTGCATTCATAACTGGCTGTGACCGCGACTCTGTCCGCGTTgggtgataataaaaataaataaaattaactataaatacctatagagttaattttatttcaaggtAACGTCGAAATCGATCCACTCGTTTCAGAGATTATCcggaacagacagacagacaaacatacacaATCGTTTAGTGGattatgtttcattttattattacatacattgTATGCGTTCTGTCTTTAATCGATCAAAAGATTTagcatttttttcttaaattataatttttatgtacatactattatatattggaataaaaaatatattttttttatcctattTTCCTCGTGATGTCTCGTCTCGTATCAAAATAACGTAACTTTAAtggagtaataaaaaaaccgtTGTTCTAACatcaaattgtaaaaattacgtaaaagtaattgtcatttaattttttgctcttaattaataaatttacaagtaAAAGTTGaagaatttgaatatatatatatatatatgcttagtATGAAATGTGATatgatcattttttttaacctttatTCGAGCTGAGCATCTGTAACAAGGTCGCATCTCAGGTTAAGATCGCTAGCAAGGACgctgtgatttatttaaatttttgcgtTAGAATAATTTCTGTTGACACATATTTTGTTGTcttaattatagaataaacGGCCAAGCGAGTCGCCTCCCAAGTCGACTGGTTccgtacattttatatgaaaacgaaAGACACAAATGTTTGAGCTGTATCGAGCcgccttatatatttattttattctgatattattagtatattttgtttaagcgtcaacatacatacatcgtatgttaacatttttaatacctaattataatgattcatGAGATAGCGCCTCGTGACAGACGGACATACGGAAATCG is a window of Danaus plexippus chromosome 22 unlocalized genomic scaffold, MEX_DaPlex mxdp_27, whole genome shotgun sequence DNA encoding:
- the LOC116773377 gene encoding synaptic vesicular amine transporter-like, coding for MLQSGFELASRRMLEHASSGAITFALVYLTFFLDNVLLTVLVPIIPDWVRGESLELWSQHETPLVKLLNNTVRHVTDQGKLVGTSQAIVGAVLGSKAAAQLATAPAAAALVMTRGPTTCLRLATAILTIAALTFGVCAGDAGGGAVCAGLGRATQGAGAALAGVGGLTLVARSLSDAHGALAALLGAVALGVLVGYPFGGAAYKLWSPGAPFQLIAFVLLINLALQFLYLNKDEYTMIPCVCPAPCVCPTPRDASSSGITCMYVEARSGSTGWCAGAVLLTTSVMAALEPCLPLWIMDRFHPQRWALGAVFIPDSAGYLLASVSGAWWVAVGAERVAVSAVACVGLAALALPHAPSVSWLSLPQLLSGLGLGAADAALVPALLARAPPAVLAARAALLQAASSAAYAIGPVVGGLFSWAAGFESAMMVLGAANAVYAVFLYRMLRKYPISAQWGACESPEETDLEGEEMTPLKTQKPPR